The Palleronia sp. THAF1 genome window below encodes:
- a CDS encoding sensor histidine kinase, whose amino-acid sequence MADALRRAAGSSIWVPAAATMTAGSLTGLRQHVRMRGLRVANGQPQVLMVIRKDAPNAFKEHTDLISKLNAQLAEQTRLRSDLQKSVDKERYLHGELIHRVKNNLALLSSLIRHQSRTEDSDAARRALDSIGLRVRSIALVHQLLDKNQSLEVLNAGELIKELCELMNDSVLPEKVTLDADVAALDLHNEDATSLCLLINELMTNAIKHAFKGRDSGRIELRFAKNGVEKMELRIRDDGGGIVESETSETARGMTIINALASNLNGELKQHSGNGTEWTLIFHPREFGQLAAE is encoded by the coding sequence ATGGCAGATGCCCTTCGCCGCGCTGCAGGATCGTCCATCTGGGTGCCCGCTGCCGCAACCATGACTGCTGGATCGCTTACCGGTCTTCGACAGCACGTCAGGATGCGTGGGCTGCGCGTTGCGAACGGTCAGCCGCAGGTGCTGATGGTGATTCGCAAGGATGCACCAAACGCGTTCAAGGAACACACCGATCTGATCTCGAAATTGAACGCGCAACTGGCCGAGCAGACGCGCCTGCGGTCCGATCTGCAAAAATCAGTGGATAAGGAACGCTACTTGCACGGTGAACTGATCCACCGGGTGAAGAATAACCTAGCGCTGTTGTCATCGCTGATCCGCCACCAATCCCGCACCGAAGATAGCGACGCGGCGCGCAGGGCGCTCGACTCTATCGGGCTGCGCGTGCGGTCCATCGCTTTGGTCCATCAGTTGCTCGACAAGAACCAATCGCTGGAGGTTCTGAACGCGGGCGAGCTGATCAAAGAGCTGTGCGAACTGATGAATGACTCTGTCTTGCCGGAGAAGGTAACGCTCGACGCGGATGTCGCGGCGCTGGACCTGCACAACGAAGACGCGACATCGCTGTGCCTGTTGATCAACGAGTTGATGACCAACGCGATCAAGCACGCCTTCAAGGGACGCGACAGTGGGCGGATCGAGTTGCGGTTCGCCAAGAACGGTGTCGAGAAGATGGAGTTGCGCATTCGCGACGACGGCGGCGGGATCGTCGAGTCGGAGACCAGCGAAACCGCCCGTGGCATGACGATCATCAACGCGCTGGCATCGAACCTGAACGGCGAGTTGAAGCAGCACTCCGGTAATGGCACTGAATGGACGCTGATCTTCCATCCGCGTGAGTTCGGCCAGTTGGCCGCTGAGTAG
- the rpoB gene encoding DNA-directed RNA polymerase subunit beta, with protein MAQSFLGQKRLRKYYGKIREVLEMPNLIAVQKASYDLFLQSGEGEAPLDGEGIKGVFQSVFPIKDFNETAILEFVSYELEKPKYDVEECQQRDMTYSAPLKVTLRLIVFDVDEDTGAKSVKDIKEQDVFMGDMPLMTPNGTFIVNGTERVIVSQMHRSPGVFFDHDKGKTHSSGKLLFACRIIPYRGSWLDFEFDAKDLVFARIDRRRKLPVTTLLYALGLDQEAIMQTYYNEVSFRQVKNKGWATKFFPDRVRGTRPGYDLVDAATGEVIAEAGEKVTPRTVKKLKDEGKVTELLLPFDQIVGRFVSRDIIDEETGAIFVEAGDELTWEVDKNGEVSGGTLKELLDNGITEIPTLDIDNVNVGPYMRNTMAADKNMGRDTALMDIYRVMRPGEPPTVEAASNLFDTLFFDGERYDLSAVGRVKMNMRLDLDAEDTQRTLRKEDIVACIKALVEMRDGRGDIDDIDHLGNRRVRSVGELMENQYRVGLLRMERAIKERMSSVEIDTVMPQDLINAKPAAAAVREFFGSSQLSQFMDQTNPLSEVTHKRRLSALGPGGLTRERAGFEVRDVHPTHYGRMCPIETPEGPNIGLINSLATFARVNKYGFIETPYRVVKDGQVTDEVHYMSATEEMRHTVAQANAVLDENGKFVQEFVSTRQSGDYTLAPNEQVDLIDVSPKQLVSVAASLIPFLENDDANRALMGSNMQRQAVPLLRAEAPLVGTGMEEKVARDSGASITARRAGVIDQVDATRVVVRATEDLGLGDAGVDIYRLRKFQRSNQNTCINQRPLVKVGDTVGKGEVLADGPSTDMGELALGKNVVVAFMPWNGYNYEDSILISERITRDDVFTSIHIEEFEVAARDTKLGPEEITRDIPNVGEEALRNLDEAGIVYIGSEVGPADILVGKITPKGESPMTPEEKLLRAIFGEKASDVRDTSLRLPPGDYGTVVEVRVFNRHGVEKDERAVQIEREEIESLSRDRDDELAILDRNIYARLRELIMGKTAVKGPKGVKANTQIDEALLDDQLSRGQWWQLALEDEDDAKIMEALNEQYEAQKRALDARFEDKVEKVRRGDDLPPGVMKMVKVFVAVKRKLQPGDKMAGRHGNKGVISRVVPMEDMPFLADGTPVDFVLNPLGVPSRMNVGQILETHMGWAARGLGIQVDDALDDYKRNGDMTPVKDAMKIVYGDEVMDEAAFDDDALLEAAGNVVGGVPIATPVFDGAKEADVNDSLTRAGFSTSGQSDLFDGRTGEKFSRQVTVGVKYLLKLHHLVDDKIHARSTGPYSLVTQQPLGGKAQFGGQRFGEMEVWALEAYGAAYTLQEMLTVKSDDVAGRTKVYESIVKGEDNFEAGVPESFNVLVKEVRGLGLNMELLDSEDEGESLGEDAE; from the coding sequence ATGGCACAATCGTTCCTTGGTCAGAAACGTCTACGTAAATACTACGGTAAAATCCGCGAAGTTCTGGAGATGCCGAACCTTATCGCGGTGCAGAAGGCGTCCTACGACCTCTTCCTGCAATCGGGTGAGGGCGAAGCCCCGCTGGATGGTGAGGGCATCAAGGGCGTGTTCCAGTCTGTCTTCCCGATCAAGGACTTCAACGAGACCGCGATCCTGGAATTCGTGTCCTACGAGCTGGAAAAGCCGAAGTACGACGTTGAGGAATGCCAACAGCGTGACATGACTTACAGCGCGCCGCTGAAGGTGACGCTGCGCCTGATCGTGTTCGATGTGGACGAAGATACCGGCGCCAAGTCGGTCAAGGACATCAAGGAACAGGACGTCTTCATGGGCGATATGCCCCTGATGACCCCGAACGGGACGTTCATCGTGAACGGCACCGAGCGTGTGATCGTGTCCCAGATGCACCGTTCGCCGGGCGTGTTCTTCGACCACGACAAGGGCAAGACCCACTCTTCCGGCAAGCTGCTGTTCGCCTGCCGCATCATCCCCTACCGCGGTTCCTGGCTGGACTTCGAGTTCGACGCCAAGGACCTTGTGTTCGCGCGCATCGACCGTCGCCGCAAGCTGCCCGTCACCACGTTGCTGTACGCCCTGGGTCTCGACCAGGAAGCAATCATGCAGACATACTACAACGAGGTTTCTTTCCGTCAGGTTAAGAACAAGGGCTGGGCCACCAAGTTCTTCCCCGACCGCGTGCGCGGCACCCGTCCGGGCTATGACCTTGTCGACGCCGCCACCGGTGAAGTGATCGCCGAGGCCGGCGAGAAGGTCACGCCCCGCACCGTCAAGAAGCTGAAGGACGAGGGCAAGGTTACCGAACTGCTGCTGCCGTTCGACCAGATCGTCGGTCGGTTCGTGTCGCGTGACATCATCGACGAGGAAACCGGCGCGATCTTCGTGGAAGCCGGTGACGAGCTGACATGGGAAGTCGACAAGAACGGTGAAGTTTCCGGCGGTACGCTGAAGGAACTGCTCGACAACGGCATTACCGAGATCCCGACGCTGGATATCGATAACGTCAACGTCGGCCCCTACATGCGCAACACCATGGCCGCCGACAAGAACATGGGCCGCGACACCGCGCTCATGGATATCTACCGCGTCATGCGTCCAGGCGAGCCGCCCACCGTGGAAGCCGCCAGCAACCTGTTCGACACGCTGTTCTTCGACGGCGAGCGCTACGACCTGTCCGCCGTGGGCCGCGTGAAGATGAACATGCGTCTGGACCTCGACGCCGAGGACACCCAGCGAACCCTGCGCAAGGAAGACATCGTCGCCTGCATCAAGGCGCTGGTCGAGATGCGCGACGGACGTGGCGACATCGACGATATCGACCACTTGGGCAATCGTCGCGTGCGCTCGGTCGGCGAGCTGATGGAGAACCAGTATCGCGTCGGCCTGCTGCGTATGGAGCGCGCCATCAAGGAGCGTATGTCCAGCGTCGAGATCGACACGGTCATGCCGCAGGACCTGATCAACGCGAAGCCCGCCGCGGCTGCCGTTCGTGAATTCTTCGGTTCCAGCCAGCTGTCGCAGTTCATGGACCAGACGAACCCGCTGTCGGAAGTGACGCACAAGCGTCGCCTGTCCGCGCTCGGGCCGGGCGGCCTGACGCGTGAACGTGCGGGCTTCGAGGTGCGCGACGTTCACCCGACCCACTACGGCCGCATGTGTCCGATCGAGACGCCGGAAGGCCCGAACATCGGCCTGATCAACTCACTCGCGACCTTCGCGCGCGTGAACAAGTACGGCTTCATCGAAACGCCCTACCGCGTCGTCAAGGACGGGCAGGTAACGGATGAAGTCCACTACATGTCCGCGACCGAAGAGATGCGCCACACCGTGGCGCAGGCGAACGCTGTGCTGGATGAGAACGGCAAGTTCGTGCAGGAGTTCGTGTCCACCCGTCAGTCGGGTGACTATACCCTCGCGCCGAACGAGCAGGTCGACCTGATTGACGTCTCGCCCAAGCAGCTGGTTTCTGTCGCGGCCTCTCTGATCCCGTTCCTCGAGAACGACGACGCGAACCGCGCCCTGATGGGATCGAACATGCAGCGTCAGGCGGTTCCGCTTCTGCGGGCCGAGGCGCCGCTGGTCGGCACTGGTATGGAAGAGAAGGTGGCCCGCGATTCCGGTGCCTCGATCACCGCGCGCCGTGCGGGTGTCATCGACCAGGTGGACGCCACCCGTGTCGTTGTCCGTGCGACCGAAGATCTGGGTCTGGGCGACGCTGGCGTGGATATCTACCGTCTGCGCAAGTTCCAGCGGTCCAACCAGAACACCTGCATCAACCAGCGTCCGCTGGTGAAGGTGGGCGACACCGTGGGCAAGGGCGAAGTCCTGGCCGACGGTCCGTCGACCGACATGGGTGAGCTGGCGCTTGGCAAGAACGTGGTCGTCGCGTTCATGCCGTGGAACGGCTACAACTACGAGGACTCGATCCTGATCTCCGAGCGGATCACCCGCGACGACGTCTTCACCTCGATCCACATCGAGGAATTCGAAGTCGCCGCCCGTGACACCAAGCTTGGACCGGAAGAGATCACGCGCGACATCCCCAACGTCGGCGAGGAAGCCCTGCGCAACCTCGACGAAGCGGGCATCGTCTACATCGGCTCCGAAGTCGGACCGGCAGACATCCTGGTGGGCAAGATCACCCCCAAGGGTGAATCGCCGATGACGCCCGAAGAGAAGCTTTTGCGCGCCATCTTCGGCGAAAAGGCGTCGGACGTGCGTGACACGTCCCTGCGTCTGCCGCCGGGTGACTACGGTACCGTCGTGGAAGTCCGCGTGTTCAACCGTCACGGCGTTGAGAAAGACGAACGTGCGGTGCAGATCGAGCGGGAAGAGATTGAAAGCCTGTCCCGCGACCGCGACGACGAGCTGGCGATCCTTGACCGCAACATCTACGCGCGTCTGCGTGAGCTGATCATGGGCAAGACCGCCGTGAAGGGCCCGAAGGGCGTCAAGGCGAACACCCAGATCGACGAAGCGCTGCTGGACGACCAACTTAGCCGTGGCCAGTGGTGGCAGCTTGCCCTCGAAGACGAGGACGACGCCAAGATTATGGAAGCCCTGAACGAGCAGTACGAGGCGCAGAAGCGTGCCCTGGATGCCCGTTTCGAAGACAAGGTCGAGAAGGTGCGTCGTGGAGACGACCTGCCGCCGGGCGTGATGAAGATGGTCAAGGTCTTCGTCGCGGTGAAGCGCAAGCTTCAGCCGGGTGACAAGATGGCCGGCCGTCACGGCAACAAGGGCGTGATCTCTCGCGTCGTGCCGATGGAGGACATGCCGTTCCTCGCCGATGGTACGCCGGTCGATTTCGTGCTGAACCCGCTGGGCGTGCCGTCGCGCATGAACGTCGGTCAGATCCTAGAGACCCACATGGGCTGGGCCGCACGCGGTCTGGGCATCCAGGTCGATGACGCTCTGGACGACTACAAGCGCAACGGCGACATGACCCCCGTCAAGGATGCGATGAAGATCGTGTATGGCGACGAGGTGATGGACGAGGCCGCGTTCGACGATGACGCCCTGCTGGAAGCGGCAGGCAATGTTGTCGGCGGTGTTCCGATCGCCACGCCGGTTTTCGACGGTGCGAAGGAAGCAGACGTCAACGACAGCCTGACCCGCGCGGGCTTCTCTACCTCTGGTCAGTCGGACCTGTTCGACGGCCGTACGGGTGAGAAGTTCTCCCGTCAGGTAACGGTGGGCGTGAAGTACCTGCTGAAGCTGCACCACTTGGTCGACGACAAGATCCACGCACGTTCCACCGGTCCGTACAGCCTTGTGACTCAGCAGCCGCTGGGCGGTAAGGCGCAGTTCGGCGGACAGCGTTTCGGCGAGATGGAGGTCTGGGCGCTCGAAGCTTACGGCGCGGCCTACACCCTGCAGGAAATGCTGACGGTGAAATCCGACGATGTGGCCGGCCGCACCAAGGTCTACGAGAGCATCGTCAAGGGCGAGGACAATTTTGAGGCCGGCGTGCCGGAATCGTTCAACGTGCTCGTCAAGGAAGTGCGCGGCCTTGGCCTCAACATGGAGCTTCTGGACTCGGAGGATGAGGGCGAGAGCCTTGGCGAAGACGCCGAGTGA
- the rplA gene encoding 50S ribosomal protein L1, producing MAKLTKKQKAQAEAVEGKDNLTVEEAISIIKSNATAKFDETIEIAMNLGVDPRHADQMVRGTVSLPAGTGKTVRVGVFARGAKAEEAQAAGADVVGAEDLMEQVQAGNINFDRCIATPDMMPIVGRLGKILGPRNLMPNPKVGTVTMDVKEAVEAAKGGQVQFRAEKAGVVHAGVGKASFSEADLAKNIRAFVDAVSKAKPAGAKGTYMKQVAVSSTMGRGVTVDIVSATGNG from the coding sequence ATGGCCAAGCTGACCAAGAAGCAAAAGGCGCAGGCCGAAGCCGTCGAAGGCAAGGACAACCTGACCGTCGAAGAAGCCATTTCGATCATTAAGTCGAACGCGACCGCCAAGTTCGACGAGACCATCGAGATCGCGATGAATCTGGGCGTCGATCCGCGCCACGCCGACCAGATGGTCCGTGGCACGGTTTCCCTGCCCGCAGGCACCGGCAAGACGGTGCGCGTGGGTGTTTTCGCACGCGGTGCGAAGGCCGAAGAGGCGCAAGCCGCTGGTGCCGACGTCGTCGGTGCGGAAGATCTGATGGAACAGGTTCAGGCCGGCAACATCAACTTCGACCGCTGCATCGCCACGCCGGACATGATGCCCATCGTGGGTCGCTTGGGTAAGATCCTGGGCCCCCGCAACCTGATGCCGAACCCCAAGGTCGGCACGGTGACGATGGACGTCAAGGAAGCTGTCGAGGCCGCCAAGGGTGGTCAGGTTCAGTTCCGCGCCGAAAAGGCCGGTGTGGTTCACGCCGGTGTCGGCAAGGCGTCCTTCTCCGAGGCCGATCTGGCCAAAAACATCCGCGCCTTCGTGGATGCGGTGTCCAAGGCGAAGCCTGCCGGTGCCAAGGGCACCTACATGAAGCAGGTCGCGGTCTCCTCGACCATGGGTCGCGGTGTGACTGTCGATATCGTGTCGGCCACCGGCAACGGCTGA
- the nusG gene encoding transcription termination/antitermination protein NusG, whose product MAKRWYSVSVLSNFEKKIAEQIRSEVAEKGLEEQIDEVLVPTEEVIEVRRGKKVTTERRFMPGYVLVHMEMSDEGYHLVSQINRVTGFLGPQGRPMPMRDAEVEAILGRVQEGEDSPRIEISFETGEKVKVTDGPFEGFEGSVEDVDEGSQTLKVSVSIFGRATPVELNYTQVSKEF is encoded by the coding sequence ATGGCGAAGCGGTGGTATTCGGTCAGCGTGCTGTCCAACTTCGAGAAGAAGATCGCCGAGCAGATTCGCTCCGAGGTCGCCGAGAAGGGCCTCGAAGAGCAGATCGACGAGGTTCTGGTCCCCACCGAAGAGGTGATCGAGGTTCGGCGCGGCAAGAAGGTCACGACCGAGCGGCGCTTCATGCCCGGCTACGTGCTGGTTCACATGGAGATGTCGGACGAAGGTTATCACCTTGTCAGCCAGATCAATCGCGTGACCGGTTTCCTTGGTCCGCAGGGGCGTCCGATGCCGATGCGCGACGCCGAAGTCGAAGCGATCCTGGGCCGCGTCCAGGAAGGCGAGGACAGCCCGCGCATCGAGATCAGCTTCGAGACGGGCGAGAAGGTGAAGGTCACCGACGGTCCGTTCGAAGGTTTCGAAGGATCGGTCGAGGACGTGGACGAGGGCAGCCAGACCCTGAAGGTCTCTGTCTCTATCTTCGGTCGCGCGACACCGGTCGAGTTAAATTACACTCAGGTCTCGAAAGAGTTCTGA
- the rplJ gene encoding 50S ribosomal protein L10: protein MDRAQKEKVVEELGQIFESSGVVVVAHYAGLTVAEMQDLRARMRDAGGSVRVAKNKLAKIALQDVEMADISDLLLGQTVLTYSEDPVAAAKVANEYAKENQKFVILGGAMGQTKLDTNGVSDVAKLPSREELIAQIASCIGAPGSNIAGAIGAPASNIASILSTIEEKAEAA, encoded by the coding sequence GTGGATAGAGCCCAAAAAGAGAAAGTGGTCGAGGAACTCGGCCAGATCTTCGAAAGCTCTGGCGTCGTCGTGGTAGCCCACTACGCCGGTCTCACGGTTGCCGAGATGCAGGATCTGCGCGCGCGCATGCGTGACGCGGGTGGATCCGTTCGGGTTGCCAAGAACAAGCTCGCCAAGATCGCCCTGCAGGACGTCGAGATGGCTGACATCTCTGACCTGCTGCTGGGCCAGACCGTCCTGACCTATTCGGAAGACCCCGTGGCTGCGGCCAAGGTGGCGAACGAATACGCCAAGGAGAATCAGAAGTTCGTGATTCTCGGTGGCGCTATGGGTCAGACGAAGCTGGACACCAACGGTGTTTCCGACGTCGCCAAGCTGCCGTCGCGCGAAGAGCTCATCGCTCAGATCGCGTCGTGCATCGGGGCACCCGGATCGAACATCGCCGGTGCGATCGGTGCGCCTGCGTCTAACATCGCGAGCATCCTTTCGACCATCGAGGAGAAGGCGGAAGCCGCCTGA
- the rplK gene encoding 50S ribosomal protein L11: MAKKKVGSMKLQVPAGQANPSPPVGPALGQRGINIMEFCKAFNAKTQEMEQGAPCPTVITYYQDKSFTMEIKTPPASYYLKKAAKVKSGAKTPSKETVGTVTVKQVREIAEAKMKDLNATSIEGAMKIIVGSATSMGIEVK; encoded by the coding sequence ATGGCCAAGAAGAAGGTCGGCAGCATGAAGCTGCAAGTGCCGGCAGGGCAGGCGAACCCGTCTCCCCCCGTCGGTCCTGCGCTGGGTCAGCGCGGCATCAACATCATGGAATTCTGCAAGGCGTTCAATGCCAAGACGCAGGAGATGGAGCAGGGCGCCCCGTGCCCGACCGTCATCACCTACTATCAGGACAAGTCCTTCACGATGGAAATCAAGACGCCGCCCGCGTCTTATTACCTGAAGAAGGCCGCCAAGGTGAAATCCGGTGCGAAGACGCCCTCGAAAGAGACCGTCGGCACCGTCACCGTCAAGCAGGTGCGCGAGATCGCCGAAGCCAAGATGAAGGACCTCAACGCGACGTCCATCGAAGGCGCGATGAAGATCATCGTCGGATCTGCCACGTCCATGGGAATCGAGGTGAAGTAA
- a CDS encoding methanogen output domain 1-containing protein, whose product MKNLSEANIDLNSDIFMRRMLRDLTGLLQDVVGLEQAEGYIHSVGASVGEWIEAKYRSELGGVDLDPRQVAEVFVDLKRRIGGDFHIISVDSDKIVVGNRKCPFGKMAMGRDALCMMTSNVFGRIASDHLGYARVELEETIARGDEGCLITVHLTSSGTGDANAREYWRVNAAE is encoded by the coding sequence ATGAAAAATCTTTCTGAAGCGAACATTGACCTGAATTCGGACATTTTCATGCGCCGGATGCTGCGGGATTTGACCGGCCTTTTGCAGGATGTGGTCGGCCTTGAACAGGCCGAGGGGTATATCCACAGCGTGGGTGCCAGCGTCGGTGAATGGATCGAGGCAAAGTATCGCTCGGAACTGGGTGGGGTCGATCTTGATCCGCGTCAGGTCGCCGAGGTCTTCGTTGATCTCAAGCGACGAATTGGCGGCGATTTCCACATAATCTCAGTCGACAGCGACAAGATCGTCGTGGGCAACCGAAAGTGTCCGTTCGGTAAGATGGCCATGGGACGCGATGCCTTGTGCATGATGACCTCTAACGTCTTCGGGCGGATCGCATCGGATCATCTTGGTTACGCTCGGGTCGAACTGGAAGAGACGATCGCACGGGGCGACGAGGGCTGCCTAATCACGGTACACCTGACGTCATCGGGTACGGGCGATGCGAATGCACGTGAATACTGGCGCGTGAACGCTGCGGAATAA
- the rplL gene encoding 50S ribosomal protein L7/L12: protein MADLKALAEQIVGLTLLEAQELKTILKDEYGIEPAAGGAVMMAGPADAGGAAAEEQTEFDVILKSAGAQKINVIKEVRAITGLGLKEAKELVEAGGKAVKEGVDKAEAEDIKGKLEAAGAEIELK, encoded by the coding sequence ATGGCTGATCTTAAAGCACTTGCAGAACAAATCGTGGGCCTGACGCTTCTTGAAGCGCAGGAACTCAAGACGATCCTGAAGGACGAGTACGGCATCGAGCCCGCCGCTGGCGGCGCAGTGATGATGGCTGGTCCGGCCGACGCCGGTGGCGCCGCCGCCGAGGAGCAGACCGAATTCGACGTGATCCTGAAGAGCGCCGGCGCTCAGAAGATCAACGTCATCAAGGAAGTCCGCGCCATCACCGGCCTGGGCCTGAAAGAAGCCAAGGAATTGGTCGAAGCCGGCGGCAAGGCCGTCAAGGAAGGCGTCGACAAAGCCGAAGCCGAAGACATCAAGGGCAAGCTCGAAGCAGCTGGCGCCGAGATCGAACTGAAGTAA
- a CDS encoding YkgJ family cysteine cluster protein, whose product MARADTSLTVADLRRRIGEAKGSVDERARRLLLAWFDTAARGVGAKPLARALRDGTAAVQIAEALRSDAAQPSNAACAKGCAFCCILDGPDGGTITADEASRLHAALSPLAGTPDGRNWHPKACPALDPATRTCRAYDARPTLCRAYVSTDAGACETNAAGGSAPGAGLMGFHLDYLSVLTLSRAAMTGIAPVQTYALAKIAASAVRGQDVETALQSARHKPRTLDDARRGLSSVAAARG is encoded by the coding sequence ATGGCACGCGCGGACACATCGCTGACGGTTGCCGATCTGCGGCGCCGGATCGGGGAAGCAAAGGGTTCGGTGGACGAAAGGGCCCGTCGGCTTCTGCTGGCGTGGTTCGACACGGCCGCCAGGGGCGTGGGGGCGAAACCCCTGGCCCGTGCCCTGCGCGACGGCACCGCCGCGGTCCAGATCGCCGAGGCGCTGCGGTCGGATGCGGCGCAGCCGTCCAATGCCGCCTGCGCCAAGGGCTGCGCGTTCTGCTGCATCCTGGATGGCCCCGATGGCGGCACGATCACGGCGGATGAGGCGTCTCGATTGCATGCCGCCCTGTCCCCCCTTGCCGGAACGCCCGATGGCCGGAACTGGCATCCGAAAGCCTGCCCCGCCTTGGACCCGGCGACGCGCACCTGCCGCGCTTACGACGCGCGCCCAACTCTTTGCCGCGCCTATGTCTCGACCGACGCCGGGGCCTGCGAAACCAATGCTGCAGGCGGGTCCGCGCCGGGTGCGGGATTGATGGGGTTTCATCTGGATTACCTGTCGGTCCTGACCCTGTCGCGCGCGGCGATGACGGGCATCGCACCGGTGCAGACCTACGCCCTGGCGAAAATTGCAGCTTCAGCAGTACGCGGCCAAGACGTGGAGACCGCTTTGCAGAGCGCGCGTCACAAGCCCCGCACGCTGGACGACGCGCGGCGCGGATTGTCCAGCGTCGCGGCGGCGCGCGGCTAA